From the Schistocerca piceifrons isolate TAMUIC-IGC-003096 chromosome 2, iqSchPice1.1, whole genome shotgun sequence genome, the window ttaagcagattctaTATCTTGGTCTGGACAGTTACGTGCTAAGTAAGTGTAATCCAAAGATCCAACATGGTTTAACGACGAAATTCTTAAggtgctgagaaagcagaggctgttgcactctacgTTCAAAAGGGGATGCACAAACGACGACAAACGAAGGTTAGTAGATATTCGTGCGTctctgaaaagatctatgcgcgaagcatgcaacaactaccaccgtcacaccttagcaaaagatctggtagagaacccgagaaaatactGGTCGTACGTATAATCGCTATGCTTGtcaaaggcttccattcagtcccttgttgaccagtctggcgtggcggttgaagatagcaaaacgaaagccgaagttttaaatttcacgtttaagaaatctttAACTCAGGAGGcggtacaaacataccgtcattagaccatcgcacagactcccgtatggactacacagaaataagcatacctgacgcagagaagcaacttaaagatttgaaaacaaatacatcaccaggtccggatggaaccccagtccgaatttacaaaagaaactttacgGTATTGGCCCATTAGctaacttgcatttatcgtgaatctctcgcccaccacgaagtcccaagcgactgaaaaaaagagCAGGtggctccagtatataagaaaggtacaagaacggacccgcaaaattacagacaaatatccctaacttctgtctgctgcagaatccttgaacacattctcagttcgaatataataaacttccttgaggctAAGCAGCTTGTGACCACgaatcagcaaggttttagaaagcatcgctagtgcgaaactcGGCTTGTTCTTTACTCACATAATATACTGAGAACTACAGATGAAGGTCAGCAGGCAGAgtccatatatctagatttccggaaagcattgccCCATtgaaggctgttaacgaaggtacgagcatatggaataaattcacaaatatgtgagtggctcgaagacttcttgagtaatagagcccagtacgttgccctcgacgccgagtgttcatcaaagacaagggtatggtcaggagtgtcccaaggaagtgtgatagttccgctgttgttctctatatacataaatgatttgggggaCAGGGTGTGCAGCAGTCTGCgattgatgatgccgtggtgtacggtaaggtgtcaaagttgagtgactgtaggaagatacaaaatgacttagaaaaagtttccagttggtgtgacgaatggcagctacctctaaatgtagaaagacgtaagttaatgcggatgagtaggaagaacaaacctgtaatgttaggaTACCGTATtattagtgtccagcttgacacagtcaagtcgtttaaagatctgtgcgtaacattgcaaagcgatatgaggtgaaacgagcatgtgaaaactgtggtgggGAAGGCAAGTAGTCGACTTAGGATTATTGTGAGAATTTCAGAAAATAGTGGTTCACTTGAAAAGGAGACCGCATGTTGGACGCTggtgcgaccgattcttgagtactgctcgagtatttgggacccatatcaggtcagactgaaggaagacatcgaaacgatTCAGAGGAggacagctagatttgttaccggtaggttcgaacaaaacttaagtgctacggagatgcttcgggaactcaaatgggaatccttggagggaggcggcgttcttttcgggaaactctATTaacaaatttagagaaccgtcatttgaatctgactgccgaacgattgtgCTCCCGCCAACACACAtcacgcgtaaggaccatgaagataaggttcgaggaattagggctcatacagaggctggtggtggtcgaagtagagaggatataaaatgtagagtggcaatgacaaggaaagcgtttctgaagaagagaaatttgttaaatcgagtgtagatttaagtgtctggaagtctttaTGATAGTCCCTTGCAAGCACTTCCTCTTCGAGAGAAGATATCGGAAGAGTTTACACACTGCAGGGTGAGAGTGTCTGTGAGGGCTGAGAAATCACTCTCCgtaaatttttctgaaagtgtttgtatggagtgtagccctgtatggaagtgaaacacagacgataactagtttagacaagaagacaatagacactttcgaaatgtggtgctacaaaaaaaatgctgaaaattagatgggtagatcacgtaactaatgaggaggcactgaatagaactgcggagaagagaaatctgtggcacaacttgactagaagaagggatcggttgataggacatgttctgaggcatcaagggatcaccaatttagtattggagggcagcgaagagggtaaaaaccgtggagggagaccaagagatgaatacaataagcagattcagtagtatgtaggttgcagtaagtacttggaggtgaagaaggttgcaaaggatagagtagcatggagagctgcatcaaaccagtctctagactgaagaccagaacaacaacaacggaggcagacagacagtcgtttttccctctctctatttgcgagtgaaacaggaggggaaatgtcaagtagtggtacagggtacccttcgccacgcaccttaCGCTGGTTTGCggactatctatgtagatgtagaagcaacaCCTGCCAGTGGGACTTTCCTGTAACCTACCAGCAGGCAAGTTATCTACATTTAGTGGCAAGTCTTATCTGATCTTTGTCCTGGATAGTTTTACCTCCGTGTCTTGCAGGAAGGCTGTACTCGTGTTGGGTATCAACGTAGTCATTTTAAATAGGAATTTGTATTTTAACGCAGATTTGTTCCTAAATGCAGAATACTTTCTGCTGTGAGGTGGCCACGAAAGTCTGAACCGGACTATCCTGCAACGTCAAAAATCTACAGTCGACTGTCGGTAGTACGAAGTTCAAGGGGCCAAAGAAAAAGTTGGAATAATTGAGAGTGCGACCTACTGAAAGTTTGACTGAGATGGGATAAGGGAAAAGTCGAAGTAAGAATATAAGTTTTTTTGTGTGTAGACTGAAGCGGCGTGTGAAAGTTTGTACTAAGGCTGGGAATCTAACCTGTCGCTCATGGTTACTAGGGAGgtacgttagccactaagccaccttagcACAGCTTTCAGATAACTGCACGAATGACTCTGTTAAGCCTCCCTCCTTGATCCAAATACTCGCTGCCGCCCCAGACtaatttaaattcccccttacacaggAACAGAATTTCCGAGGCTCTCCATGATCTGGAATCGCGCTTCAGCTGAATGACTTAGACTTTTTTTATCGCTTAACTTTAGTTACGTATGTTTTGTCCTCTATACTGAACTTCAATACGCATTCTCGAAGAGTCAGGAACGTAACTCTCCGGACCTGTTCCCTCCCGTTGTATGATACTGTTTCAGCAATCTTATCTTTCTGCTTCAAGTTAATGGACATCGAGGAAAACTTTCCGTTACATACTTTTTTTTCTGTCCACATTCCAATGTCTTCATAAACTTCTTCTTTACTACGAAAGTCATACTTCTTCATAGACGTTGTTACAACTGCCATGTACTGTAGCAAGTGAATCACGGTTGAGAAAAAACAAAGGAGCGCGGCGAAGAATTGAGTGACGAAGTAGTTATCCGAACAATTGGCGAAACAATTGGAACTGAAGTGTGTTAGGCCACCTTGTCAGTGGCGCTTCCACTAGCAAAGCATTGGTTTTTATGGGCGCATTTAGACATGCAGCGCCACGGCGATTCCGTGACATTCAATGGCGGACTATTGCCACCGGCAGCCCAGAGGCGCTGGCGGGACATCGAGTCCAACAGCGGCCATCACGGGACGCCACTTCGTGCCACTGCTGACTGGCCAAGCAGTGGATAACGTCTTATGTTAACAGTCGGGTCGTCACGTGTTGGGATTGTCACTCACTGTTATTTCGTTAGTACGGTAGTGTTGGTCGTACCGTTGACTAGAGATGGAAGTCAATGCAGAAGGTTTCATCTGTGATGCTGAAAACCATCAATGATATGGAACAAGGAGTGTGAGGAATATTCAGATAAACTACACAAAGTTAAGGTTTTCACTGGACATTGGTGGTAAATGTTCTTCAGAGAAGACGACAACTAGTGAGAGTCAGACACTTTTGTTCTGTAACGTACCCTCTCTCTTAttgttttttttgttattgtttttttattattgtagttgtagagatatgaaattattgtagcggtttgcttagtgaGCCGTACatcggaattttttgacattaaatggagtctgaaacttgcgtaataaatacttcgcgtgaagtgtgatttgcggcataaacaaaaattaattgcggagatgcaatccacaaaatattaacagaaaagctttagaacaatgcgcatgACTGACTAGAcgcattcagagggtacgtacattcgcgtacgagtggttgcgatctgatgagaaagatctatcttaatttttttgtgtaaaataattacgtcgtaacaaactcggagattgcgaacgtacaatcagggtagaggcacgtactttctatcattccccgtggcctgggtaaaagaattgcaattatttaaatttaagaatatttctttttcaatcggactcctatttttatacgaaaaggaagattgcaggttctgaatgtctcggcaaaaacacatcgaaattaaccttagcggccaccaaaggagagtagtgagcacaatcacgtacctctattgttgagcagcgccgtcgtaaagatcgtcgcctccgtctaaaattcgccttctcgaattaacagaataatttgtactccattggtatgggatttaggcttgatcttgacagaaattataaaacacatttttcatcatttaacaccttcatttaacacacacatagtcatgaaactatacagtacgtctttacgccagcacatcagaacaaaaaaggtagttaatactagaagcaATAAAacaatctcgaaattagtcctttgtctctcaacgataaaaaaagtttttgtagagtattcctctggtatgacagtcgaacaaatttgcttattgtatctttgagattaaattacaacatttttagtTACTTTTCAGTTCCCGCTTGTATTGGGCCTGCAGCCATATCATGTAACACGCAGATACTCAAGATGTCTTCAAATCTGTACCTTTCTCTCTCaggaacaaaactgtgcaacacatagCAAGGTTCTGCAATGTTTTCAGCAAATTATGGAGTACATTCGGAGGCCGATCAAAGATTCTGCACTCGTTTACGAGAATGCCAAAAATACGTTCCACGGACCTCCTAGCCCTACCGAGACTATATCTGAAAATTCTTTGAAAAGAAACTGTCTTCATATTAACGCAGTAAGAAAGATGACATGCCGAAACCCCAATCACCAACGCCTATAAGAGGAAAATAATCGTAGCCTTCATACAACTGCCAGTTTTCAGGGAATTTAGTTTCACTGTCAATTAACCTCTAATGAAGCAAACAGTTCGTGAGcaaagaatttggaaatttgtggtaaggactatggaaccaaactgctgaggtcatcgatccctaggcttacacactacttaatccaacttaaactaacttacgctaaggacagcgcaCATGCGCATGCCCGGGGAGGGACTCGcgcctccgacggggacagccgcccGAACCGTCGCAAGGTGCCCAAGACCACACGACTACCCCGCGCAGCTAGTTCATGAACACAGATCAGCGTGAGTCAAAGTGAGTCTGTGTGGTGGTAATCACGCACTGCCagcaaaaatataaagaaaatgttATTATTGTTGTACTAAAGCGACTGACGGTTAGCTGTCTTGATGACACATATACGTTTACCACTTGTAGCCGCCAGTTGGTTAAATTGACTGCCTTTTTAGTAAAGCTTTAGCTAGTCTTCCTGCGAGAAATATTGGCACCTAGGATTTATTGTAGTTtacctcattttgattttgttattcAGTAAGAGAATTAAAAGAGAGGCATCGTGCTCATCAGCAGCGACAGATAAAAGCGACGCAGAGCGACTACAAAGGGGCTGCTTCTCTTTTCAGTAGCTCCGCGCCCCGCAGCACCATGTGAAGGCTCGATGCGCTGCAGAGAAGCGCTTGTCAACGGCTCGTGTGAAGGGGGAAGATAGCTGCTACCTTCGAATTATAGGCTCTTTACGGGGCGTATGTAACGACAGTAGCTTAGATTTATCGAATGTACCACAACACATACAATTCCTCCGCTTCATCAAGTTTTTTCAAAGGCACTTGACAAGAAGTTCGAATATAGTCGAATTCGATTTATCGAGATTCGAATAAGCAAGGGTCGAATGTGTACTCTACGTTGTACAAATAACCTCACAGCTAACCGCTTACAGGAATGGCCTTTACCTCGAGGAGTGGTACTATGTGGTCGTCGAGAAACAATGGGGTCTATATATGCATCTTTGTTGGATCACCAGTACCAATACAAATACACAGACATCTCATGTCCAACCAGGGTATTTTTCAGACATTTAACGTCATGCAGACCAAAATATAGTCTCAGTTAATTGTTTAGGTTCATCGGCAATGTACGTTGTTGTCGTTGTCTTCtgtgcaaagactggtttgatgccggccgctgtggccgagcggttgtaggcgcttcagtacggaaccgcgctgctgctacggtcgcaggttccaatcctgcctctggcatcgatgtgtggatgtccttaggttagttgggtttaagtagttctaagtctaggggactgatgacctcagatgttaagtcccatagtgcttacggccgtttgaaccatatgaactggttgatgcagctctccatgatactatatcctgtgcatgcctcttcatctccgagtaactacatcCTCCtggatttgcttagtgtattcatcccttggtctccctctacgatttttaccctccgcgcttccctccagtactaaatagatGATCTCTTGATGACTCAGAtcgtgtcctaccagccgatcccttcttctagtcaagtgccacaaatttctcttctctccaattctattcaatacctcctcattagttatgtgatctacccatctaatcttcagcattcttctgtagcaccacatttcgaaagcttctgttctcttcttgtctaaactgtttatcgtccgtatttcacatccatacgtggctacactccacacaaatactttcagaaacgacttcctgacgcttaaatctgtactcgatgttaacaaatttctcttctttagaaacgctttccttgccgtcgcCAGTGCACATTTTTATTCCTCACTTCTCGACCATccttaattattttgctgcccaagcatTAAACCAATCTACTaattcaagtgtctcatttcctaattcaaatccctcagcatcgcttgatttaatgcgactacattccattatcctcgtcttgcttttgttgatgttcatcttacagcctcctttcaaaaaaacactgtcccttccgttcatctgctcttcaagGTCTTTTGCTGTCccgacagaattacattgtcatcggcaaacttcaaagcttttatttcttctccctggattttatttcctactccattttttttcttttgtttcctttactgcttgttcaatgtacagattaaatataaTCAGGGAtggactacaatcctgtctcatgcccttctcaaccattgcttccctttcgtgcctcacgactcttatatctgccttctggtttctgtacaaattataaatagcctttcgttccttgattttacctttgccaccttcagcatttgaatgagagtattccagagaacactgtcaaaagctttctgaaaatctacaaatgttataaacgtaggtttgcctttcgttagcCTAGctcctaagataaatcgtagggtcagatctgcctcgcgtattcctacatttctgcggaatccagactgatcttcgcagaggtcggcttctaccagtttttccattcgtctgtaaagaattcgtgttagtattttgcaacggtaacttattaaactgatagttcggtaattttcacatccgtcagcacctgctttctttggaactggaatcgcACTCCCAACCTGGGAATTGTGCAGACATTTGACTTCATGCAGGTCAAAATATAGTCTCACTTAAATTCAAGTAATTGTTTAGGTTCATCAGCAACGTCCATACAAGTTATAAACGTTTACCATCTGTGTGCGAAGTTCAGAGGAACAGGCCACTCCTTAGACACGTGCCGTACAGTTATTACGAGCCCAGCATTTTCATGGCCGCTCTGGTCCATTGCCCACCTCCCGCTGAGCGGCCCGCAACTTTCGCCGCTGTCGCAGCACCAGGTGTGTCCCGTATATAAGGCTGTGCGCTACTGGTATCCGACACCACTCATCGGCCACCTCCACCCCCGCCGTCATGAAATCCGCCGTGGCCGTCGTCCTCGTAGTGTGCGCAGCGGCCGCCGCCCACGCCGGGCTGCTGCACCACGCACCGCCCCCGCCCCCGCAGCACGAGATCATCTACGACTACGTGGCGCCGCCCCAGTACCGCTACGATTACGCGGTGCGCGACGGCCACACGGGCGACGCCAAGACGCAGTGGGAGTCGCGAGACGGCGACCGCGTCACCGGCGCCTACTCGCTCGTCGACGCCGACGGCACGACGCGCATCGTCGAGTACACGGCCGACGACCACAACGGCTTCCAGGCGGTCGTGAAGCGCGTCGGTCACcccgcgccgccgcccccgcagcctccGCGTCTTCCTGCCCACCCCGCCCCCGCTCCGCACCCCTACCCTTTGCCTTATCACGGTTGATCAACCAGTCCATTGGTGAGGCCTACATTACCATCCTCACTCCACTTTATCAGACGATAAATACTCCACGAACTCTCTCCCTAATCGTCTTTCTTTGATTCAACTTGTACAAAATTGCCTTGTTGATATCACACTGTTTGTtgataaaaatattacaataaaattgtTCAATTAAAATTCGCTCGGTATTTTTTCTTTTCTGTCCAAACCAAATGAAAGTTCTCTGTTTTACCTCAAATGATATTAGCTGGAATACCAAGAGGTCTAAGGTGTGAACGGGATTTGGATTAAAAAGAAGCATATGCAATTGTGGAAAGCCACGGTGCCAGGGTAGcaaagtggttagcgcatctgcctagtgaacaggagacttgggttcgaatTCCTGCCATGATACAAATTTAcactcgtcgcttcagtctgcatatatgcacGATGAAACTATTCCTTCAGATAGCGCCGACGTCCATAGCGTGGATAGACAATGTGCCTCTGTGCTGTGGCGCTTGACTCGGATGTaagttggttcgaatcctgctcgtggaTGAAATCtttactgccagtatttggctgaCACGGGGAGGTGAGGTGATGGcatgaagttcctgatcaccagtctttgtgccaatgtcctgCGTTAAATTgtaaacctctctgcagtgtctcataaaGTGAGGACATTTCACCTGTTGTTGATGATATGGCTGTCGGATGGGGAAACTGAGCTCGATAGACCCCTTGGTTTTATTTGAGGGAAGTAGGCTATCTGCCAGCTCTAGATTTCACCCTACCCTTTCTCTCATTAATATGGTAGAACACAAACATAGCACAACATTATGCACTCATCCAATACTGCCAACTCACTCCACAGATACACATCGAGCGCAACTCTCAAATACCCGCAAGGAAAGAAGCCATTGTGCTCAGAGGAAGAACACCTAAGGGATCGTTGAAAACTGAAATTATGAAGCAGTCGAACAAAGAAATATGCATCGTATGCAAATGTATGATTCcaactgcttcgcgtgtctacaaggtgattttgtaaacgtctctagaCCAACGCCCATTTATAGCACCATAGGCGACTATTGTTTTCCGCCTACAACCATTTGCGTTTTGCAGTTGAAAGCAGTCAAAAGCGTTTCCAGGTGTCACGGACTTCCTTAAGTTGACTCTATTGTAGAACTGTCTCAGTAGTAAAGAattaatgtattaaaacttcatgctcgatgaggcactttttcacgcatctaagtATGTATGAACTATGTGTCCAACAATGATTTATTTCTATAGGTACATTTATCGGATTATGTTGATAgtatctgcaaaatatgttgcgaatagagtcagtagcacagaactaataaatttaaccgtcatgtatgatgcggcagttATTCAAGCACCTTATTGTTTTCgacgtcgtatctcttgaactaAGAAAGGTAAGTGGTTTTTACTCCGTCAGCGATTGTGGCCtggcagtaagggatatgtgttcCACGATTTGTTGAAATCGATCCTGTGGttaaggaggagatgtggaaaacacacacacacacacacacacacacacacacacacacacacacgcgcgcgcgcgcgcgcggtttTATAATGTGTGTAGATGAAAGGATTTTCCCTTTTATGATACTTCTTGCTTCCAGTCACAATTTTTTGCTTCTCCTCTTCGCAGCGCCTCGCACGAAATGCATCTCATCATCAAGTGTCTTTTTAAATGAGTTCCTTTTTTTAACGTGCACTGTGGAGTGTGTAGTGGAGTATACCTTGAGTTAGTTTCCACAAAAGCGGATAACAAGAAATtcgtaaataatacttttaaaatcaaCAGCATCTGTGGGGATACATTACAAAATCACGAGTGTGTAGTTTATAGTAAAATGAGCAGAGTAATGCAGTAGCTCACATATCGAAAACATAATGTCTAAAAATGGCATCGTACACTATAAACACACTTTCTAacgggaattatttcccgaaatgtGTCGTACAGCAAATTAATAAAAAAGTCGTGACTATCAGCAAAAACTGTTATTTTGCAGAAAACAAAACCAGCGGTAATTGCTGACCACAGCAGGATATCTCTGCTGATTTCAGATCTGTTTCTATATTTTTTGCACTTCGTAATTTTTTATGGTGATGTgtgactggccggccggtgtggtctagcggttctaggcgcttcagtctggaaccgcgtgaccgctacggtcgcatgttcgaatcctgcctcgggtatggatgtgtgtgatgtccttaggttagttaggtttaagtagttctaagttctaggggactgatgaccgcggatgttaagtcctatagtgctcagagccatttgaaccatttttttgatgtgtgactcAGTGTTAAATAACTGTGGTTATTTGTGTGAAATGAAATGTGAAGAAACTCACCTATAACGTAAAAAATTGGATCTTCTGGTACagtaaatttcgggaatgcagctgCATAAACGctatttcttcttttttcagtCCATCGGCCATCTTCAGTACTTATTCCGTTGTTTAAAACCACAGATATAcaagcgccagagacgttgatcggcaaCGAAATGTATAAATTGAGTCTGTGACTACGCGGTCGACACATGCTGGAACATCGATGTATTATTATCAGTTGTGCTAAAGCGGCGTCTTTGCAAGTTTATGAAAGAAAGTGCTGGATTCCATGGTTTATCCAGACTGAAACCGTCATCTCCGTTAGCAAATCATGGAATCGTACATTGTCTTTAAAAAGTTCGCAAACACATCGCTAAAATACAGCTAATGATGGCACATCGATATACAATACCAGCATGGTTGACCGCATACCCACAGATCGATTTTATGCGTGATATTTGCTTCCGATCAGCGTCTCTGGCCCTCGTGTATGTGCGGTTTAAAGCCACGGAGGCAGTAACGGAAGGAGCACTGTAGCTTGACTCTGTCGGCTCACCACGAAAAAGGCCGAAAAGTATGCGGCCGAAATattggaaaaaagaagaaattttagCGGCTGCATTTCCGAAATGTAGTGGATCAGTTATCGCCCTGAGAAAACACGAAGGCACATATTGGATGTTCTGTTGTATTTTATCCATTTCAGTGTCTACCAACAGTCCGACCTATTTGTGTCCAGCTTCCCTTGAAGCCTTATCTCTTAATTTTCATGTTCAAAATGGCTAGTTGCAGCTGCTCGTCATGTTCATGGCGAAAAAAttcccagtggggggggggggggggggggggaaacaggcAACAATATATGAAGTCGACTTTTTTTTTGTCAACAGTCTCCTgactttgatgcggcccgccacaaattcctctcctgtgctaacatcttcatctcagagtggcacttgcaatctacatcctcaattatttgctggatgtactccaatctctatcttcctctacactttttgccctctacagcctcgtctagtagcatggaagtcagttcctcatgtcttaacagatgtcctgtcaccctgtcccttctccttatcagcgtattccacatattcctttcctcccgattctgcgtagaacctcctcattccttaccttatcagtccacctaattt encodes:
- the LOC124777583 gene encoding larval cuticle protein A2B-like, which produces MKSAVAVVLVVCAAAAAHAGLLHHAPPPPPQHEIIYDYVAPPQYRYDYAVRDGHTGDAKTQWESRDGDRVTGAYSLVDADGTTRIVEYTADDHNGFQAVVKRVGHPAPPPPQPPRLPAHPAPAPHPYPLPYHG